Genomic window (Cucumis sativus cultivar 9930 chromosome 2, Cucumber_9930_V3, whole genome shotgun sequence):
ATATGGACAAAGTGGTATGATTAAAGTTGATGTATGGTAACAATTGAAATATTGGTTGATGATAGACTatccaaatttataaaactaaaagctGATCATGAGAagataataatttaaacaaaatttatatgtttaaattttcttaatcaactagcgtatttacaaaatataacaaattttaaagagaaattgCATCAGATGACAAAAACATCTAGAAAATAATCGTATATGACACTTCTTTTTGtgtatattgtaaatatgtcaaataaatatagtgatataaactttattattatattttttttgtaacttttttttttgtaagcatcccaaatttcaaattatattgatatttagtGAATTGATATACATAAAATCTATATAGACATTCTATAAATGTGTATAGTTAATAAAATcggaaaattatatatacggcatttagagaaaaaaaatagcctCTCACACCCTCACACTCATCCCCAAAGTGATAATTGATGTTATTTTCACAAGCAAATAATAACGAAAACATAGCTAtacaataaatcaaataaattagtataataacattattgtttaataaagAGTGCATGCATTTCAACATAGAATATATATCCTGAGTGTCACACACGTTGTAGCATACAAACGGAAAACAGATCATTGCATATTAACTAAAATCTCAATTTAATATTCATGGACTAAATTACAACTTTGtattaatctttaattttattgttgcTGTCATcttaatcttttatatataactttaaaatCTCAATAGATTCACAAACccttaaaaacatatataatatatagttaattttgTAGCAATGTCACATTGgtaattgaaatttataaacatatgCACCAACTCTCTAAACTTCGATCAATTTGTTAGCCGATTTTACCTTTTCATTTTAGGTAACAATGGGTTGTGTGGAGAGCCACTAGGACCATGCAAATCATCCACAAAAAAATGGTACATTCTCATCGGAGTGCTCTCCGGCGCTGCCGCCTTAACcctttttctccttctcctctACTGTTTTCTCCGCCCTTCCAAATCCTCCGCCGCCGTACACGACGACGCCAAAACCAGAACcaatttatttctctctccgaaaattcttttcaaaaggCCGGAAAGACCCCACCGATATTCCTCGACCGACTCGGACGAGAACTCGAATTTAAGTGGTCCGGGCGGGTCGGCTTTGTGTTTTGTGAGAACCGACCGGCTCCGGTTCGACTTTCAAGAACTTCTTGGGGCGTCGGCGGAAGTTCTTGGGAGTGGGAGCTTTGGGAAGTCTTATAAAGCGATGCTTTCAAATGGGTCGTCGGTGGTGGTGAAGAGATTCCGGGAAATGAACGCTGCCGGAAGAGGGGAGTTTTACAGCCACATGCGGCGGCTTGGACGGCTCTCGCATCCAAATTTACTTCCACTTGTTGCGTTTTATTATGGGAAAGATGACAAGCTTTTGGTGTCCGACTTTGTTCCCAATGGCAGCTTGGCTAGTCATCTCCATggtaattttacttttatcaaaattcttttggattgatttttgaacATTCTATTTTTGAAGATGTTCATTGAATATTACTTATTGTGTAAAAACAGGGCGAAAATCAGAGGGAAATGCAAGGCTAAATTGGGGAAAAAGGCTGAAGATCATAAAGGGGGTAGCAAGAGGTCTTTCCTATCTCCACAAGGAGCTCCCAAATTTAAGTCTTCCACACGGCAATTTAAAATCCTCCAACGTCCTTCTCGACCATAATTTCTCTCCAATTTTATCCGACTATGCTCTTTTCCCTCTCCTCCAAAAATCCCACGCCCACGCCCACATGGCCGCCTTCAAGTCGCCGGAGTTCTCCCCCGCCACCGCCGACCGTACCTCCAAATCCACCGACGTTTGGAGCCTCGGAATCCTTATCCTCGAAACTCTAACCGGAAAGTTCCCCACCAACTATCTCCGCCAGGGCAAGGGCGCCGACTCCGATCTCGCCGCTTGGGTTGATGCTGTTGTTAGGGAAGAGTGGACGGCGGAGGTTTTCGACGGCGATCTGGTCGTCGGGGGCGGAAATGAGGAGGAGGGTTGTTGTGATTGGGATTGTAATGAAGACATGTTGAAGCTTTTGAAGATTGGGATGTGTTGTTGTGAGTGGGAGGTTGGGAAAAGATGGGGATTGAAACAAGCTGTCGAGAAGATTGaggagttgaatttgaatgatgAGGGTGAAGAGTATTATTCTTCTTATGGGAGTGATTATAATGGgagttttgtttctaattctTCTAATGTCaagggaagaaaaacaaggaagATGATTACTAATGAGGATGAATCTTCCTTTTTGAGTTAGGTAGTAATATTTGGGGCCATGTGACTGACAGTTTGTTCATTATAAATATGGATTTTGAACTTAGGTCGTCcaaaatttgtataatataaatttattaaatttagttttaaaaaatatatattcttatttgtatttgaacttattggttcttttcttctagatGATAAAGGTAaagatttgaacttttatgGTGGATTAATGATAGGTTGAtgtgttattatttatgagcttttaattttcaaaaaaacttGTGTTTACTTCTATATTATAAcgtttttatatatgaaaacatatccacaattttccaaaaacatgaaattatACACACTCTCGTTAATGGGAAGTTTCATAATCTCTTCAAACGTTCAAATCATTCTTGAACTTCGGTCAATTTATCTTCGTTCGTTCCATTTGAAATCATAAGaaatttttgttacatttgaaactcatctcttcatcttcttcatatttttcattgtcaAATCACCGATTTCACATATGTTTCCcatctcttcatcttcttcacttgCCATTTACTTTTGCACACACTTTCACACTTCACATCCATTTACTTAATCAGGTTCTTTCACACTTTTGGTTCTTTTCGTCTTTAAATCTTGATACGAAGCTGGCAAAGGAACATATACATAAACCACACGATAATGTAAAGAAAGCCAACACAGTATTAAGCTAAAGGAATGCTTTGAAAAAAACAGcaacatacaaaataaaaaatctaattaaaataaataagaatatttttaaaatcaaaatagtatGAAATATTTGATACGAGGCACAATAAATTAACCTTCTTAAATAAAAGAtcaagtaaaataattaagtgtagAATCATAATTAGCACAATTGTAGGATgacaaaaaatgtattatctaataacttttttttacaaataacttgccatattttaaaatcaaaatagtatGAAATATAATGTCTCGAGTTTGTCATGAAAGCTGAAATTCATATGGTGCATTGTAGCTTCTAAGGTCCGTTACATTGAAGATTGGACTGATGCTGAATCCTTGAGACATTTCAATCGTACAAGCATTTGGCTTATATTTAATCTAACACAAACTCAACCCTTATAATATGAGTTGGATAGTTTGGGTTATTCGGGTTCAACCCATATTCTTACGCCCCTAGTCACgagtttgattattattttttttataaaaaaaaataccttccaattaaaaccaaataaaaagttgaCCAAAAGATTTTCCTAGAAATAAGGCAAAATCTAACACAATTctccaaaatgaaaatgaaaactaccataaaaaacaaaggcACATTTCATTCATGACCATATAgaataaaatgtataattgataaatcatttttattacctcacacctctcacgcatgctcataaaactaggttaaGTAGACTTAAGAATTGATTACGATCTCCAGGTAGGAGGTGTTCTgtaaaccgtcaacttaagaacctTCAACTttagtcatcttatctgacttgttgacaagatCGAATCAAGTAAGCCTATTGTAACCAGTTTTACATGATATCaacttatttttatgaaattttttggaagatatgtttaacctaagtgagcatgcattttatctttgttatagattttaaaagtctaatttttttttataacacttataaaaacaTTAGACATAATCTAAAACCAAtcatttaacaatatataaccATTATagaaaacaatcaattaatatgaattttaatttatttaacctttaattatatcatatttaattaaatttaaataaatcaataatgaattaatttagttaaatcatatttaatcaagaataacttaattaattaatcatattaattaatttccatattaatcaattaacatgcatactATACGATATAACCACTATATCGTActtttaatgcatgaacatgttaatCTATGGTGGGATttcaaatctatatatatgacattcaaaatgcaatgtaaatttaaaataattaaaacatacatcacatgcataaaaaaaacacaataaaatggactgattttGGCCCCCAAAATTAAGctaagtactaaattattacattacTAATTTGGCGTAGTACAGAACCACTCCCGAACGCTTCAAACCGGCTGAAAAACCAATAGAAACAATTGAACCGACCCAACACCAAATTCATTGGGCTTGAACCGACCCAATCAACCAGAACAGGCCCAGACCTACGCAGATGGAGAGGACGCGGGTAAGGCCGAATGACATGCGTGGGCGTGGGCTAGGATGAAGCGTATGATGAAGAAGTAGGCTAATAAGAAGGAGCGTCCTCTTGAGTTTCGTGCACGACATCATGTCCTCATCAAGCTAAAAGCGGAAAAAATTTGATTCAGAAGGCATAAAGACCAACGCCTCATCCGAAAATATGAGGGGCCTGTGGAAGTCCTCAAGAATCCAAGAATTCCTGTTCAAGTGGAAGAATCTCCCCGTGGAAGAAACAAATTGGGAACGTGTCAAAGACCTTGAAACGTGGAAGCAAAAGATAGAAGAGTTCCAGCTTCGCCAGTCAACAAGGACGTCAACTGTTTAAGTGGGGGAGAACGTCACGAGCATGCTTTTCCAAGGCATTGTTTACCCATGACCTAGAACAAGTGTCGAACAATCGCCCATcccatatttgaaaagttgcaaCTATGACACCATGTGGCCAGGCGCATACGACATGTGTGCGCTCAAGATAAGCATGTAGCTGGGCATTCTGATGCTCTATGCGCGCGTGCATGCTGCATGCACCCATGCCATGCAGCCAGCAGTGTCATGGCACAATTTTTGGGTTGTTTTGATGTTTTGGGAAATTTTGAGCAAATATTGGATGTTCAGGCATGCAGATGTTCTATGGCATGCAACCAGCAGCCCGTATGTTCTATGTACTCTCTATAATCCTACGTGCACATAAGGTTAACGCTGCTACTGATGGGAAGGTTGACGAGCCTATGCTTCAATCCATCAGGAAAGGTATACTTTGTTGTGCCCATGAAGAGAAGGATACAAACTGTATCCTATGTCCGTCTTTTGACGATGGGGTGTTATAATTACCTAAACTTCATGCTAAGAACGGTTGTGAATTTATAATCAAGAATAAAGTTTGAGTATCATGTCTTTCAAATGATTTCCAACAGCTTGAATGTTTCTATAAGTCAAAGATTTATGTTTAACTGTTTTAGAAAgcatgttttataaaaatcgTCACTTACTAAATCTTTCGACTTATCCTTTCAACTAACTTCTCACTTTTCATATATGGATTGCCATTCCCTAATGTTAGGCGTATTGCTGCCAGACCAACCAATTACTAGAAATTGTTAAagtcattttgaaagttagtTTTGACTCTGTAAGAAAAGTTCAGGATGTAGCTTGTGTCGTTGTTCCTTTCGAGCATGCATTCATGTTGTGACTACTAGTTAAGTTAGAAAGGTTAGTCGGTTGGTGAGTGTTGCCAAAGTATGGCAATCCTTGCCAGCCCTCACACCCTATTACAAAACGAGATTAGGTGTCCAGGAAAGAAGGAGCTCTGGGAGGGGGTGTGATAACAGCACCATCCCATTGGAGTACGCAATGATGCACTACGCGAAAAAGGGGATCTCCCGATGCACAAACTCGTCAGGAGACTTACAAAAATGCGTCAAAAAAAGATCACCGACGCATAAATGCCCGTCGAGACCGCTGAACTCTCGAGGCTACATGTTATGCATCGGGAGatcttgtaattttttttttaaatacctTCCATTATTAAGTGGAAGGTATATATATCCATCCTTAAGCTCTAGGTATCGTgcaattttattgattttcttggGACACATAAATAAATGTGCCAATTGGAACATAAGGACTGGTATTTGGAGCATGATATTTTCTTCCTATCTCTACatataaagattaaaagaaaattaagaattccacaaaataacaaaaaataaaactagaaaaaaatgagagcATGGTCGAGGATGAGATTAGGGATGAAGCGATGAGTAGTATTTATCGAAAGTGGGAGAAAAGTAGAATGCCAAACCAATCCAATAACCTACCTGATGTAGAACATCCTcctttcttgatgtttcttttAAGTTCTTTAGTATTATTTAGATACTTTTTTAgtatcttaaattttcattcttgtattttaaaattagttattcTTTAGTTAAAACTTGTGTGTCTTGAGTTACTAATCTTGTATCTCCAAGTTAGTTCTAAAACAACTAACTTCTAACAAACTCTTGTAAACTTACCGCCTATAAAAAGGCTTGATCCTAACTCACTATTCCTCCAAAAACTTGGATCTTACCACTCATAACCATGGACACAGAAGCCTCTTTCGACGAACGCTTGTAGTTGGTAGAACAAGCTGTTGAAGAACTTCGAAAAGGATAATCGGATATACAACAATCATTAGTAGGGTTAACTAATCTTTTTACCTGATTCCATGCCCCACACATAGAAGTCCATCATACAGGTATTGCTTTTGTTGTTGAACAACCAAATcaagtttaaaaaacaacGTAGTATTAAAGAGCTTGAAAATCTTTATTTCTATAACCTAGTTCATTAAGAAAACGAACTAACAAAAATCTTCGGTACTTTAACTGTTTCACATCACTATACACCCAAccatagtaaaaaaaaaattctcaatatataaaaacaaaaagcacaacaaaatcaatataatatttgtaatttacaGATTGGTTCattactaataataaaatcaattccaTTCCGTCTAACATCAAAGTCACACTCAAGGTATTTCTTTATAATTCTAGTAGTAAAAGCAAGGAGGGATAGAAACCCAATGAAACCATTTATTAGCTTCATGAGTTCTCTCTATAGTGTCTAATACATCTTTATTTGTCTCATCTTAGTAAGTAATTATGTGAACTAAACcaacttttattaataatatcagCAGCTGTTTTCATATTGAATTCATTCTATAGCCCTTGAAACTTGGTTCTTTTGGGTAAGTAAAGTAATAGAAACTTCAAAGAGTTGTCGTATGAAAGATGTCCTATCAGAGAATCCTTCTGCAAATGGATTGTAGTAGTTAGCTAATCCGAGAAAGGAGCGTAATTTCATAGccattcttttttgttaatgaTACATAGTATGCGTTAGCCtatacatttcttttaaataattcgaaaatattgtttgttgacaatcatttttaaacattAGGGATGTTCGCGGTTTGGTTCGATTTCAAGCTAAAACCGCATCCAATCgcaaattgtaaataaaataaaataaaactcataTGAAACCGGACTGAATTGCATGTTTGTGCCAAACCGAAGTGCGTATGCTTCGTGCTATTTTTTCGTATGGGAAAGTATTGGGCCCTGGATGGATGTCATGGGCCTCATTCAGCCCATTTCAAAACGCCTGTGCTTCGTGCTTCGAACAGTTCATTATTATCTCTCTCCCTGGCGCGCGCGGTTTTTTTCGGTTCTCGATTTCGTTTGTTTCCCGCCGTCGACATCCACATTTACGTTTTCCGGCGAGTTGTTCACtgcatttcttttctttgtggCCGACGGTGCGCTTCCCACCTTCTTTATAGCACTTGTAGTTGAAACTGGAGTATCATACGCATAATCTAAGTCTAGGTTTTGGGAATGAAGCTCAATGTTGCAATTTAGttcatattattttcaaatctttgttGTGATGTCACTGCTTCGGTTAATGTCAGGGTTGTTCCATGGCTTGGTGCGAAGGCGTTGAGGAAACTCGTATCCTCATTGCTCCTGGTAGGTGTCGTCTCGCTTGATCGTTGGATTTTTGAGGTGTTCTGTTAtcgttgatattttaatttacttgttATTTCTGCGTTCGATTTACTTTTCATGTTCTTTATCTCGGTATTTCTTAATGGCACTCTCTTATTTGGTCGGGTTTTCTCTCTGGAGTCGTTAGATTCTTCACGGTTTTCTTAATATCTACTTGCTTGTACTAATGTCTGGTCACTAGCAGAAGAGATGTGGATGATAGCCATAGTTACGATCGTGTGTGTTCCCGTAGTACGTTTTCCCCCCTAAAAGTTTCCTGACTGACTGTAAACGCTTGATTGATACCATCATATGGTACTTGGAACTGAAAGATCGTAGGTTGAAGTTATTGCTTCTGGTTTTTTTGAcacttcaaaagaaaatttgaacttatttCATCTTCATTCTCTAAATTTTGACTCGTTTGGTTTTTCTTCCTCCATTACAGATCATGGGGTCAAAGAAAATGTTACTGGATGCTTTCTTTCACTTCGCCATCCAAAATCAGGTAATTTAAAGGACACATTGTCACCACATCTCCTCCCCTGGTCATAATGGCTTCCCTATATCCTATTTGactttgaatataaaaaatgaagaaaaggaggaaaaatacttttgaagttaaaatacTGTGTTGTGCCTCCAATCTCCACAATGGTCTTCatccttttttgtttgatggAGCGTGTTTGCAACTGGAGGGAAAATGATAGTTATCTGAATTACTTTGTTTGGTTGAGTATTCTGTTGATGGGTGGcttgattatttaattaagacCATCTTTCTGCATGACTTTATCATGGATAACTGTACTTTATGAAAGTGTAAGCTTTAGCGAATGTTCATCATATTCTTATTAAACCAttcaattaattgattaaatttgatGTACTTTGACAGGAAACCCAACATGTTTCCTATATGTAAATGAGATGTTAGAGGAAATTCACTGGTTTAAGCAGTCATATTCATCGTGGTTTTTGGGAGACTATGTTGCTGAAGGTAAACCAGCTACATCGGTCTGAAAATCTTTTTGTGGATGGCTTATTTCTTAAACTTATAGTATACTATTAAATGACTAAAATCTTCTGAAGATTTCACAAACTCAAGAATAACGTATTGAAAATTGCAAACTAAATCTATGTACATGATTGTAGTTGGGTCTTATTTATGCTGCAAAATTATCTTAGAATGACCACgttgcatttttttcttcccttcaGTCTCGGGAGAGACATGGTTGCTGTATTCTGTATGTTATTTTGTGGTCTAAATGCAAAAAGGATACCAACAAtaagtttttgttatgttATTTTGTATCTACAGATGGCCGTCTGTATTCTGCCACTCCAGTAGATCCTGTATTCATTTTCTTGCCCATTTTTGAGGAAGCTAGAATGAAGGTACTATTACTGTAAAATCTGTATGATATCATAAACGTGAGATGCGACATAATTATATGCTGCATACGCATGCCATTATTTTGCAGTCTTCAACATTAGCAGTTTGGATATATGTTTGCAATGTGCTTGGAAATTAGAAATACAATTTCAAGTTTTCCCTTGTTGGCTTGCTTTTCAATTTAGATGCCTATCTGTTTATCGTGAAATGTTTGATCTAATTGTGTCCATTCAAattcattataatatatttatggtTGCTGAAACTAGTCATTTTGTCTCTTAATTTAATGctaaattttgtgatttttcttccaaatttcttgaAGAAGGGGGATGATCTTGGGAAATTCAGGCAGTTAGATGACATAATGTTCATCAATGGGTATCCTGGATATCTGCATTTACTGCCCCTTGCAGAGAAGTTTATGCAAGTAGTTTGTGAGGTCAAAGGTGGGCATGTAGTtcataaaattagaaaaatagttCAAGCATGACTACAATCTATTCTCATTTCTGTTAACCTTATTTCCTGCAGAAGTTGGATCATCTAGGTTTTTTAGGCTCGATGATTCAAAGGTATTGGCATGGTTATATCACAAGGTTTGTGTTCATCCTCTCCGCTAGCACTTTtcaataagatgaaaagaattaaCAATACACGTCATGATCAGCATGTTCATATAGACTTAGCATTGGTGATTGACAAATCCTAGTTTTAAATCAGTTGGTAGGAACTAGATGGTTGACCCATCTTTCATATTAGTTGTCATCCAGCATGTTGCTAACACAGGATTATCTCAAGCCACTTCTTCATGCTTTATTGCTGTTTTCCTAATCGCCATTCTCTAgctctttttatttcattaaacaattattattttccataaTATTTTCTGGAAGGGATTGGCTAGATCctctttcttattattttattttatgcttTTATTGTTGCAGGTATGCCAACTAAAAAGAACTCTATGCACACTGGATAAAAACTATGCTGcaagggaagaaaaagaaacatgtaTATTTCTGGGGAGAGGACAATTTAATACCCTTTTAtgtcattcttttttaatttctgcagctgggtttcttttgtttttatcttcaTCAGTCTAGTGTCACATTTTAGAGTATGCGTTATTATCACTTTGCATGTCTGAAGGGTATCATCCGTAGTTTTGCATTATACCTTTTGGATTTGAATAGTCTGAAGCAATTGTATTCAGACATGAAAGAGAACCTCCATATTCTGGGACCTCTATGTTGAACTTGATAATCATTATATGAATTAGGCTTCTAATCGATGAAACTTTGTGATTCATGGGAAACTTTCTTTTGGACGTGCATGTTATGGTGCTAATTTTCTTAGTCAAGTGTAGTTGAATTCAGGAAATTGTTATgggttttatttaattcaatatgTAGTATGATAATGTGGCAGTTGATGTGGTTAAAAAGAACACGAAAGAAAGAACAACTATTGgataaggaaaaagaaacaaaattaatcgATTTGTGAGGTTGGTGCCCTATGCATGGCAATACCCAACATCTGGTGATGATATCGTACTGTCATTGCATTCATTTTACATGAAAACTTAAGGAAAGTTTGTTTGAGTTATTACGTTTCCTTGGTTGCAACTATTTGTCTTTGAATAAATGGATAGCTTCTCTGAcaagttttctttcttgataCAGTATGCGACGCCGTTTCAATTTTAGGGGAATACTTGAAGGATCAACCTTGGTTGAAGCTTTTATGTGACCATCTCAAGTATTTAGTCCTCAACTCCTTTAACTCTTAGCAATTAGATGTTGTATATTTGACAATTCTGTAAATGGACACATTTTAAGCGGCATGGAAGTAGGTGTATTTGATTGTTCTGAAGTCATGGATTGCTGATTTTGTGCGGCATGGAAGTAGGTGTATTTGATTGTTCTGAGGTCATGGATTGctgattttgtttgtttgtaggTTAAATTTTGCTGAAGCAACCAGAAAAGCATCGGATTCAGAAAGGGCTCCTACTAGTATAGAGAACAATTTTGATTCTATCTCACAGGTAAAATACCCAATCACTTGTAACTGCATCTATCTTCTATTTCCTTTGCCGTACATGCTACATACATTATTATGTCGcttctattattattcttgTCCGATGTGTGTGGCCATGTTGAAATATTCCCATTCATGTTTTATGACTTGGGTCCACAGATGATTTGATGAGACTAGGAAGAAATAGTTCAAGTACATAGAAAACGGTTTAGCTTCTATCCTTTTCCTCAACTACTTTTGGGTGGTTGGTGGAAGTTGGCAGGgcatgaatttttaattattgaaaaatatcttCCCATCAATCAAAAtcacatttcaaatttatcttagACGTGGctaaatgatgaaaagtactTAAAAAGGATTTTAAAACGTTTTTAGAAGAAAGACATAGAATGTGCACGGTTCAACATCTTAAAgtgcttattttttaaaataagctTGTTTGTAAAAGATTGAAATGTTTGACAACCATTCAAAATAGCTTACATTTTCATAACattcaaaaactttttctttaaccaATCCAAATATGCTCATGGAGTATTTCACATCAAATCATTGGTTTAAACGCATAGAattgttgataaaaatatGTCATTACGTTCTCAAATTGATTGTGCAAAATATGAAACGACAGGATAAGAGTGGGAGTAGAAGTGGGAGTGGCGCAAAGAATAC
Coding sequences:
- the LOC101214710 gene encoding probable LRR receptor-like serine/threonine-protein kinase At4g31250; the protein is MAKPPLFFFFLFFLLFNLPPSTSAVPTSTETLLRFKSSLTNTLALSNWNSSVPLCSGDRRFWTGLICKNDQLYGIRLENMSLGGTVDTAALAGLPTLRTLSVMNNRFEGPMPDVKRIGALRALYLSNNNFSGSISGDAFEGMGNLKRLYLSGNGFSGEIPGSLVELKAVVELGLEDNMFEGRIPDLGERVWKYLNFSGNRLDGPIPYGLSKDSNFTSYLGNNGLCGEPLGPCKSSTKKWYILIGVLSGAAALTLFLLLLYCFLRPSKSSAAVHDDAKTRTNLFLSPKILFKRPERPHRYSSTDSDENSNLSGPGGSALCFVRTDRLRFDFQELLGASAEVLGSGSFGKSYKAMLSNGSSVVVKRFREMNAAGRGEFYSHMRRLGRLSHPNLLPLVAFYYGKDDKLLVSDFVPNGSLASHLHGRKSEGNARLNWGKRLKIIKGVARGLSYLHKELPNLSLPHGNLKSSNVLLDHNFSPILSDYALFPLLQKSHAHAHMAAFKSPEFSPATADRTSKSTDVWSLGILILETLTGKFPTNYLRQGKGADSDLAAWVDAVVREEWTAEVFDGDLVVGGGNEEEGCCDWDCNEDMLKLLKIGMCCCEWEVGKRWGLKQAVEKIEELNLNDEGEEYYSSYGSDYNGSFVSNSSNVKGRKTRKMITNEDESSFLS
- the LOC101208210 gene encoding ribonuclease H2 subunit B isoform X1, which codes for MAWCEGVEETRILIAPDHGVKENVTGCFLSLRHPKSGNPTCFLYVNEMLEEIHWFKQSYSSWFLGDYVAEDGRLYSATPVDPVFIFLPIFEEARMKKGDDLGKFRQLDDIMFINGYPGYLHLLPLAEKFMQVVCEVKEVGSSRFFRLDDSKVLAWLYHKVCQLKRTLCTLDKNYAAREEKETLCDAVSILGEYLKDQPWLKLLCDHLKLNFAEATRKASDSERAPTSIENNFDSISQDKSGSRSGSGAKNTRNGKQAKKPKVETESRNIKDMFSKAAKRKR
- the LOC101208210 gene encoding ribonuclease H2 subunit B isoform X4; this translates as MAWCEGVEETRILIAPDHGVKENVTGCFLSLRHPKSDGRLYSATPVDPVFIFLPIFEEARMKGDDLGKFRQLDDIMFINGYPGYLHLLPLAEKFMQVVCEVKEVGSSRFFRLDDSKVLAWLYHKVCQLKRTLCTLDKNYAAREEKETLCDAVSILGEYLKDQPWLKLLCDHLKLNFAEATRKASDSERAPTSIENNFDSISQDKSGSRSGSGAKNTRNGKQAKKPKVETESRNIKDMFSKAAKRKR
- the LOC101208210 gene encoding ribonuclease H2 subunit B isoform X2, whose amino-acid sequence is MAWCEGVEETRILIAPDHGVKENVTGCFLSLRHPKSGNPTCFLYVNEMLEEIHWFKQSYSSWFLGDYVAEDGRLYSATPVDPVFIFLPIFEEARMKGDDLGKFRQLDDIMFINGYPGYLHLLPLAEKFMQVVCEVKEVGSSRFFRLDDSKVLAWLYHKVCQLKRTLCTLDKNYAAREEKETLCDAVSILGEYLKDQPWLKLLCDHLKLNFAEATRKASDSERAPTSIENNFDSISQDKSGSRSGSGAKNTRNGKQAKKPKVETESRNIKDMFSKAAKRKR
- the LOC101208210 gene encoding ribonuclease H2 subunit B isoform X3, which encodes MAWCEGVEETRILIAPDHGVKENVTGCFLSLRHPKSDGRLYSATPVDPVFIFLPIFEEARMKKGDDLGKFRQLDDIMFINGYPGYLHLLPLAEKFMQVVCEVKEVGSSRFFRLDDSKVLAWLYHKVCQLKRTLCTLDKNYAAREEKETLCDAVSILGEYLKDQPWLKLLCDHLKLNFAEATRKASDSERAPTSIENNFDSISQDKSGSRSGSGAKNTRNGKQAKKPKVETESRNIKDMFSKAAKRKR
- the LOC101208210 gene encoding ribonuclease H2 subunit B isoform X5, which gives rise to MLEEIHWFKQSYSSWFLGDYVAEDGRLYSATPVDPVFIFLPIFEEARMKKGDDLGKFRQLDDIMFINGYPGYLHLLPLAEKFMQVVCEVKEVGSSRFFRLDDSKVLAWLYHKVCQLKRTLCTLDKNYAAREEKETLCDAVSILGEYLKDQPWLKLLCDHLKLNFAEATRKASDSERAPTSIENNFDSISQDKSGSRSGSGAKNTRNGKQAKKPKVETESRNIKDMFSKAAKRKR